A stretch of the Planctomicrobium piriforme genome encodes the following:
- a CDS encoding PQQ-binding-like beta-propeller repeat protein encodes MRQLCTGGMILGCLLAAWPLPADDWPQWMGPQRDNVWRETGIVESIPAGGLPVVWRTPVEGGYSGPAIANGRVFVMDYVRTAGDAKNDPNTRATLQGTERVLCLSEKDGQILWKHEYDCPYDISYPAGPRCTPTVDGDLVYTLGAEGNLLCLDAATGAVKWSKQFQKDYGAKAPHWGHSAHPLVYGDLLICVVGGEGSVAVAFDKKTGEEKWKALSAKEQGYCPPTIIHYADRDELLIWDAERLNGMNPLTGELLWSHDIPSGFGMAIMAPQLAGDQLFASAIGPAGGLFRLRDSDPKIEPVWLGTPKTGVSCANSTPFLQDGVIYGVDCRSGGLRAVDIKDGAWLWETYAPTTGDHRAGHGTAFLVKQGDRFWLFSETGDLILAKLSPEKYEELGRTHVLEPTGEAFGRSVVWTAPAFANGCCFVRNDKEVVCVSLKK; translated from the coding sequence ATGCGTCAGTTGTGCACTGGAGGAATGATTCTCGGCTGTCTGTTGGCCGCGTGGCCGCTGCCCGCGGATGACTGGCCGCAGTGGATGGGCCCGCAACGGGACAACGTCTGGCGTGAAACCGGCATCGTCGAATCGATTCCCGCCGGCGGGTTGCCAGTGGTCTGGCGCACGCCTGTCGAAGGAGGCTACTCTGGGCCGGCGATTGCCAATGGCCGGGTCTTCGTGATGGACTACGTCCGCACAGCAGGCGATGCGAAGAACGACCCCAATACCCGGGCGACGCTGCAAGGGACTGAACGCGTGCTGTGCCTGTCCGAGAAAGACGGACAGATCCTGTGGAAACACGAATACGATTGTCCTTACGACATCTCGTATCCCGCCGGCCCGCGATGTACGCCGACGGTGGACGGCGATCTCGTCTACACGCTCGGCGCGGAAGGGAACCTGTTGTGTCTCGACGCCGCGACCGGCGCCGTGAAGTGGTCGAAGCAGTTTCAGAAAGACTACGGAGCGAAAGCACCGCACTGGGGTCACTCTGCCCACCCGCTGGTTTACGGTGACCTGTTGATTTGCGTGGTGGGTGGGGAAGGAAGCGTTGCGGTCGCTTTCGACAAGAAGACCGGCGAAGAGAAGTGGAAGGCCTTGTCAGCGAAAGAGCAGGGGTACTGCCCGCCGACGATCATCCATTATGCGGACCGCGACGAACTGTTGATCTGGGATGCCGAACGTCTGAATGGCATGAATCCCCTGACTGGCGAGCTACTGTGGAGTCATGACATTCCTTCAGGCTTCGGAATGGCGATCATGGCGCCGCAATTGGCCGGGGATCAGTTGTTCGCCAGCGCGATTGGGCCAGCCGGCGGACTGTTTCGATTGAGAGACAGCGATCCCAAAATCGAACCGGTCTGGCTGGGGACGCCCAAGACAGGCGTCTCCTGCGCCAACAGCACTCCCTTTCTGCAAGACGGCGTGATTTATGGTGTCGACTGCCGCAGCGGCGGCCTGAGGGCCGTGGACATAAAAGACGGCGCCTGGTTGTGGGAAACTTATGCACCGACCACCGGAGACCATCGGGCAGGCCACGGAACGGCATTCCTTGTCAAACAGGGAGACCGCTTCTGGCTGTTCAGTGAAACCGGCGATTTGATTCTCGCGAAACTGTCGCCAGAGAAATACGAGGAACTGGGACGCACCCATGTTCTGGAACCGACCGGCGAAGCGTTCGGCCGCTCGGTGGTCTGGACCGCCCCGGCTTTTGCCAATGGCTGCTGCTTTGTGAGGAACGACAAGGAAGTGGTGTGCGTGTCGTTGAAGAAGTAA
- a CDS encoding YkgJ family cysteine cluster protein, translating to MSDKPWYKDGLRFECSQCGDCCTGTPGYVWVNDEEVQAIARYLDKPVGELRLLYTRPARGKISLNEYANGDCVFFDPQRRGCTIYPVRPVQCRTWPFWQSNIETTSDWEATCRVCPGSGRGELVPLETIQERAERTGH from the coding sequence ATGAGCGACAAACCCTGGTACAAAGACGGTCTCCGTTTTGAATGTTCCCAGTGCGGCGACTGCTGCACGGGGACGCCCGGCTATGTTTGGGTGAACGACGAGGAAGTCCAGGCGATCGCCAGATATCTCGACAAACCGGTCGGAGAACTGCGGCTGCTTTATACCCGCCCTGCCCGAGGGAAGATTTCGCTCAACGAGTACGCCAACGGCGACTGCGTGTTTTTCGACCCACAGCGGCGCGGCTGCACGATTTATCCGGTCCGGCCGGTGCAGTGCCGCACCTGGCCCTTCTGGCAGTCGAACATCGAAACCACCTCAGACTGGGAAGCGACCTGTCGCGTCTGCCCCGGCTCAGGCCGCGGCGAACTGGTTCCGCTCGAAACCATCCAGGAACGGGCGGAACGAACTGGACACTAA
- a CDS encoding alpha/beta hydrolase produces the protein MTPTLSIRRASDGYDLHYRHWRPAGVPKGYFLWLHGIQSHSGWYESSCEQLATAGYDVRFPDRRGSGLNAAPRGHAPHWERLTSDVRHFLNDIHADQATESPTAPVFLCGISWGAKVATAIAAQTPGAIDALILVTPGLFPKIGPNAWDRARLALARALDIRDRQIPIPLNDPALFTSVPEQQQRIANDPLALHEVTLPFLFAGQDLDRIARTTHALQMPLRLLLAEQDQIIDNEETLQHLHHICGSNLSVKTYPKVRHTLELETCREAYVADLVTWADGFVSR, from the coding sequence ATGACCCCCACCCTCTCCATCCGCCGCGCCTCCGACGGTTACGACCTGCACTACCGCCACTGGCGCCCGGCAGGTGTGCCCAAAGGGTACTTCCTCTGGCTGCATGGGATTCAAAGCCACTCGGGCTGGTACGAGTCGTCTTGCGAGCAACTGGCGACGGCAGGATATGATGTCCGCTTCCCTGACCGACGTGGATCAGGCCTGAATGCCGCCCCGCGCGGGCATGCTCCGCATTGGGAACGGCTCACCAGCGATGTCCGGCACTTCTTGAACGACATCCATGCCGATCAGGCAACCGAGTCCCCAACCGCTCCAGTGTTTCTGTGTGGGATCAGTTGGGGAGCAAAGGTCGCGACGGCGATTGCAGCGCAGACGCCGGGCGCGATCGATGCACTGATTCTCGTGACGCCCGGCCTCTTCCCCAAAATTGGCCCGAATGCCTGGGACCGCGCGCGGCTCGCCCTGGCTCGGGCACTCGACATCCGCGATCGGCAAATCCCCATTCCGCTGAATGACCCTGCTTTGTTTACCTCGGTGCCCGAGCAACAACAGCGGATTGCCAACGATCCTCTGGCACTGCATGAGGTGACCCTCCCCTTTTTGTTTGCTGGACAGGATCTCGACCGCATCGCGCGAACCACACATGCACTGCAAATGCCGTTGCGGCTGCTGCTGGCAGAGCAGGATCAGATCATCGACAATGAGGAAACGCTCCAGCACCTGCATCACATTTGTGGTTCCAACCTGTCAGTGAAGACCTATCCGAAGGTGCGGCACACTCTCGAACTCGAAACCTGTCGGGAGGCGTATGTCGCGGACCTCGTGACATGGGCGGACGGCTTCGTGAGCCGATGA
- a CDS encoding aminotransferase class V-fold PLP-dependent enzyme: MPPRIYLDHAATSFPKPEAVALAMVRYLNDYGSAPGRSATRVGLEVQRVIDRCRQRLAALFGASRPEQVIFTLNGTDSLNLAIHGSLKPGDRVVTTVWEHNSVLRPLHHLQSTQQITVDIVPPNGQGQTDLDAFAESLKTPARLVVLNHASNVTGVIQPVAEMARIAREAGALVLLDAAQTAGHVPVSLTELGVDLIACPGHKGLLGPLGTGVLVLAPGIEKELQPVRQGGTGTASESAHQPATLPDRYESGNLNAPGIFGLEAALATSEKTLSDGVPDLLIRQFISGLQQLPGVIVYFPEAHRVGVVSASFDRIAPQVLATLLDEHFGIETRAGLHCAPRAHAALGTLEEGGTVRFSLGHTTTAEELDLTLEALAEIAAAM; this comes from the coding sequence ATGCCCCCCCGCATCTATCTTGACCATGCCGCCACCAGCTTTCCCAAGCCGGAAGCGGTCGCGCTGGCGATGGTGCGGTATCTCAACGATTACGGGTCAGCGCCAGGCCGCAGCGCCACTCGCGTTGGACTGGAAGTGCAACGGGTGATCGACCGTTGCCGGCAACGGCTCGCCGCACTGTTCGGCGCCAGCCGCCCGGAACAGGTGATCTTCACGCTCAATGGAACGGACTCCCTGAATCTGGCGATTCATGGATCGTTGAAACCCGGCGATCGGGTTGTCACCACCGTCTGGGAACACAACTCGGTGTTGCGTCCCCTGCACCATCTGCAATCGACGCAGCAGATCACCGTCGACATTGTTCCGCCAAATGGTCAAGGACAAACCGACCTCGACGCGTTCGCAGAGAGTCTGAAAACTCCCGCCCGACTGGTGGTGCTCAATCATGCCTCGAACGTGACAGGTGTGATTCAACCCGTCGCTGAGATGGCTCGTATCGCTCGTGAAGCCGGCGCGCTGGTCTTATTGGATGCCGCTCAAACTGCCGGGCATGTGCCTGTTTCGCTGACGGAACTGGGCGTTGATCTGATCGCGTGTCCCGGCCATAAAGGACTGCTCGGCCCTTTGGGAACAGGCGTCCTCGTACTCGCCCCCGGAATCGAGAAGGAACTTCAGCCAGTCCGGCAGGGGGGAACCGGCACCGCGAGTGAATCGGCTCACCAACCCGCCACCCTGCCTGATCGTTACGAATCCGGCAATCTGAACGCTCCAGGAATTTTTGGACTGGAAGCAGCACTTGCGACGTCTGAAAAGACACTGAGCGACGGTGTTCCAGACCTGCTGATACGACAATTCATCTCGGGCTTGCAGCAGTTGCCTGGCGTGATCGTCTATTTCCCGGAAGCACATCGGGTCGGCGTCGTCAGCGCCAGCTTCGATCGCATCGCCCCACAGGTCTTAGCCACGTTGCTCGATGAACATTTCGGCATCGAAACCAGAGCCGGCCTGCACTGCGCCCCGCGCGCTCATGCCGCACTGGGAACGCTCGAAGAAGGAGGCACAGTCCGCTTCAGCCTGGGGCACACGACGACGGCTGAAGAACTCGACCTGACGCTGGAAGCACTCGCGGAGATCGCTGCGGCGATGTGA
- the folK gene encoding 2-amino-4-hydroxy-6-hydroxymethyldihydropteridine diphosphokinase → MTAEPQSHLAWIALGSNIKPERNLTLAVQLLGELGNVLKCSSVWQSQPVGDLHQADFWNAAALLATTLDPHSLKSALRDLETRLGRVRNPLNKNAARTIDLDIAFYDDLIIDKNGLCIPDPEIADRPFLAVPLAELNADFRHPVTRERLADIATAAGGKGCLVLRAEIRL, encoded by the coding sequence ATGACCGCTGAGCCGCAATCACATCTCGCCTGGATCGCGCTCGGATCGAACATCAAACCTGAGCGGAATCTGACCCTGGCAGTTCAGTTGCTCGGCGAATTGGGCAACGTCCTGAAGTGCTCTTCCGTATGGCAGTCACAACCCGTCGGTGATCTGCATCAAGCCGACTTCTGGAATGCCGCCGCACTGTTAGCGACGACGCTCGATCCGCATTCCCTGAAGTCCGCCTTGCGAGACCTCGAAACCCGACTGGGTCGAGTTCGCAATCCACTCAACAAGAACGCGGCGAGAACAATCGATCTGGATATCGCATTTTATGATGACCTGATCATCGATAAGAATGGCCTGTGCATCCCGGACCCCGAGATCGCTGACCGTCCATTCCTGGCAGTTCCGCTGGCGGAGCTCAATGCAGACTTCCGGCACCCGGTGACGAGAGAACGGTTGGCAGACATCGCGACGGCGGCGGGAGGGAAGGGGTGCCTGGTTTTACGAGCCGAGATCCGGTTGTGA
- the folB gene encoding dihydroneopterin aldolase, translated as MPDYIEIKDLLLRTIVGINAEERDHRQDVLLNLRLDTDLKPAGRSDDIDDTLNYRTLCKQVIERVENSKYLLVEKLAEEVAAVCLSFPRVSQVRVSLEKPGALRFARSVGVVIERSRNDR; from the coding sequence ATGCCCGACTACATCGAGATCAAGGATCTGCTGCTGCGAACGATCGTCGGCATCAACGCCGAGGAACGCGACCACCGTCAGGACGTGCTGCTGAACCTGCGGCTTGACACCGATCTCAAGCCGGCCGGTCGGTCCGACGACATCGACGACACGCTCAACTATCGCACGCTATGCAAACAGGTGATCGAACGAGTCGAGAACTCGAAGTACCTGCTGGTCGAAAAACTGGCCGAAGAAGTGGCCGCGGTCTGCCTGTCGTTTCCCCGCGTCAGTCAGGTGAGAGTGTCGCTGGAGAAGCCTGGCGCGTTGCGATTCGCAAGATCCGTCGGCGTGGTGATCGAGCGCAGCCGGAATGACCGCTGA
- a CDS encoding SDR family oxidoreductase produces MILAGATAVVTGGAVRIGRAIARHLAGKGVNVCLHYGHSRAEAKEAVEELQALGVKVVAIHGDLAEPVATAELVFQKAREALGSVQILVNSAAIFEPGSLLETDEDNWDRHQAINVKAPFFLIQAFARQLLQGQSGNVINIVDWRAESPVPGHAAYTAAKAGLVALTKLLAQELGPQVRVNGIAPGAILPPPGQAAEVFERRGRLNALKRVGSPDEIVRAVQYLLTADFVTGEILHVTGGEELLVGGADRNDS; encoded by the coding sequence ATGATTCTGGCGGGAGCGACGGCCGTTGTCACCGGTGGCGCTGTTCGGATCGGCCGGGCGATTGCGCGGCATCTCGCCGGGAAAGGGGTGAACGTCTGTCTGCACTACGGGCATTCTCGCGCCGAAGCCAAAGAAGCCGTCGAAGAGTTGCAGGCACTCGGGGTGAAGGTTGTTGCGATTCACGGAGACCTGGCCGAGCCGGTCGCGACGGCGGAACTGGTCTTTCAAAAAGCCCGAGAGGCATTGGGCTCGGTGCAGATTCTCGTGAACAGCGCGGCGATTTTTGAACCTGGTTCTCTGCTGGAGACTGATGAGGACAACTGGGATCGACATCAGGCAATCAACGTCAAGGCGCCCTTCTTCCTCATCCAGGCCTTCGCCAGGCAACTGCTGCAGGGGCAATCAGGCAACGTGATCAACATTGTTGACTGGCGGGCGGAGTCACCTGTGCCCGGGCATGCGGCGTACACCGCAGCAAAGGCGGGACTCGTCGCTTTGACCAAACTGCTCGCACAGGAACTGGGACCGCAGGTTCGGGTGAACGGCATTGCGCCAGGCGCGATTCTCCCGCCGCCGGGTCAGGCAGCCGAGGTCTTTGAGCGACGAGGGCGGCTGAATGCATTGAAGCGGGTTGGAAGTCCCGATGAGATTGTGCGAGCGGTGCAGTACTTGTTGACCGCGGATTTTGTGACGGGCGAGATCCTGCATGTCACCGGCGGCGAAGAGTTACTGGTGGGCGGCGCAGATCGGAATGATTCGTAG
- a CDS encoding glycosyltransferase produces MPFSGQSEISSSDSLERRRIAFCITDLDPGGAEKALFQIVTRLDRRHWEPRVYCLGPEAELAPKLRDQGIVTLCYGAKSWRSLGVFPWLISELELFRPSLLQCFLFHANLVGRITGRAAGVPVILAGHRVAEREKQWHLWLERLTKRCVDHHVCVSQGVADHLVRHARIPPAALTVISNGVEIPPPAEFPVNLQAEFGFSPLSPVILAVGRLHPQKDFLTLLEAFARVRERRPEVRLLIVGEGPQRADLEARAWQLGLGDTVQFAGYRADVSELMRQASVLAVTSRWEGMSNVILEALAVGLPVVATPVEGVAELARSRLAPVVVSQVGATGFSESLLSVLAASNSTSRTTVSAEALEEHGLTWNSVAARYDDLYVQLVK; encoded by the coding sequence ATGCCCTTTTCCGGCCAGTCTGAAATCTCGTCGTCCGACTCTTTGGAGAGGCGGCGGATCGCCTTTTGCATCACCGACCTCGATCCCGGCGGAGCAGAAAAGGCCCTCTTTCAGATCGTCACTCGACTCGACCGCCGCCACTGGGAACCCCGCGTTTACTGCCTGGGGCCAGAAGCAGAACTCGCTCCCAAACTTCGAGATCAGGGAATCGTCACTCTCTGTTACGGAGCGAAAAGCTGGCGCAGCCTGGGGGTTTTTCCGTGGCTGATCAGCGAATTGGAATTGTTCCGTCCGAGCCTGCTGCAATGCTTCTTGTTTCACGCCAACCTCGTCGGCCGCATCACCGGGCGTGCGGCAGGCGTTCCGGTCATCCTCGCCGGACACCGAGTCGCAGAACGGGAAAAACAATGGCATCTCTGGCTCGAACGCCTGACAAAACGCTGCGTCGACCATCACGTTTGCGTCAGCCAAGGGGTCGCTGATCACCTCGTTCGCCACGCCCGAATCCCGCCGGCTGCCCTGACGGTCATCTCCAATGGGGTCGAAATCCCTCCTCCGGCCGAATTCCCCGTCAATCTGCAGGCCGAGTTTGGATTCTCCCCGCTCTCCCCCGTCATTCTCGCGGTGGGTCGACTCCATCCTCAAAAGGACTTTCTGACGCTGCTGGAAGCCTTTGCCCGCGTCCGTGAGCGGCGGCCCGAAGTTCGACTCCTGATCGTCGGCGAAGGCCCGCAGCGGGCTGATCTGGAAGCCCGGGCATGGCAACTGGGCCTGGGGGACACCGTCCAGTTTGCCGGCTACCGCGCCGATGTGTCCGAACTGATGCGGCAGGCGAGCGTGCTGGCGGTCACCTCCCGCTGGGAAGGGATGTCGAACGTCATCCTGGAAGCCCTGGCAGTGGGTCTGCCGGTCGTCGCGACTCCAGTCGAAGGCGTGGCAGAACTCGCACGCTCCCGCCTCGCTCCTGTTGTTGTATCTCAAGTCGGAGCAACAGGATTCAGCGAGTCACTGCTCTCGGTTCTGGCTGCGTCGAACTCTACATCGCGCACGACTGTCAGCGCAGAAGCCCTTGAAGAGCATGGACTTACATGGAACTCGGTCGCCGCCCGATATGACGATCTCTACGTCCAACTGGTCAAATGA
- a CDS encoding glucosamine-6-phosphate deaminase codes for MELVRCQDSNELGRQAAAAGAAQLRQALAQKGSANIIVATGASQFATLAALLQETEIHWSRVVAFHLDEYIGLSATHPASFRKFLHERFVDLIPLKAFHDVQADAADPYAECARLGELISCESIDVAFIGIGENGHLAFNDPPADFETETPYLVVNLDEACRKQQLGEGWFPTLADVPKQAISMSVRQILKSQHLICSVPDARKSTAVRNSVQGPVTSDVPASILQQHPQAVIFVDPPAAQELTLSE; via the coding sequence ATGGAACTCGTCCGTTGCCAGGACTCGAATGAACTCGGACGCCAGGCCGCTGCCGCCGGCGCCGCCCAGTTGCGACAGGCCCTCGCCCAGAAGGGAAGCGCGAACATCATTGTCGCCACCGGCGCTTCACAGTTCGCGACGCTGGCCGCACTGCTGCAGGAAACCGAGATCCACTGGTCGCGCGTCGTCGCCTTTCACCTCGATGAATACATCGGACTGTCGGCGACTCACCCTGCCTCGTTCCGCAAATTCCTCCACGAACGCTTTGTCGATCTCATCCCGCTGAAGGCCTTTCACGACGTGCAGGCTGACGCCGCCGATCCTTACGCCGAATGCGCACGGCTGGGCGAACTGATTTCCTGCGAGTCCATTGACGTCGCCTTCATCGGCATCGGTGAGAACGGACATCTCGCCTTCAACGATCCCCCTGCCGACTTCGAAACCGAAACACCGTATCTCGTCGTCAATCTCGACGAGGCCTGTCGCAAGCAGCAGCTTGGCGAAGGCTGGTTCCCGACTCTCGCTGATGTCCCCAAACAAGCCATCAGCATGTCGGTCCGCCAGATCCTGAAATCGCAGCATCTGATCTGCAGCGTTCCCGATGCCCGTAAGTCGACCGCCGTCAGGAATTCTGTTCAGGGACCGGTCACTTCCGATGTTCCTGCTTCCATTCTGCAGCAGCATCCCCAGGCGGTGATCTTCGTCGATCCCCCCGCCGCTCAGGAACTGACGCTCTCCGAATAA
- a CDS encoding N-acetylglucosamine-6-phosphate deacetylase — protein MSGYVDLQINGYAGVDFNTDDLPGQSLHECCQTLRRDGVEGILATIITSDVDSMCRRIARLVQLRERDDLARKLIWGLHIEGPFLNPATGYIGAHPVAQARQADAASMQRLLDAGGGLVRLVTLAPEMDHRQSVTRMLSDERICIAAGHTDASRDQLRASIDAGLSLFTHLGNGCPQLLPRHDNIIQRALSLADELWISLIADGAHIPFFVLRNYLAVTGLERVIIVTDAISAAGCGPGRFQLGDRWINVGPDGVPRAEDHSHLVGSGTIMRRMAENLRSELLLTASEVEQLTVTNPRRLFELYPGESSVQSRGSRARQSIEG, from the coding sequence ATGTCTGGTTATGTGGATCTGCAGATTAACGGATACGCAGGCGTCGACTTTAATACCGACGATCTGCCTGGTCAGTCTCTGCACGAATGTTGTCAGACGCTGCGCCGTGACGGAGTCGAGGGGATCCTCGCGACGATCATCACGAGCGATGTCGACAGCATGTGCCGCCGGATTGCGAGATTGGTGCAGTTGCGTGAACGGGACGACCTCGCCCGTAAGCTGATCTGGGGTCTGCATATCGAAGGCCCCTTCCTGAATCCGGCAACCGGCTATATCGGCGCCCATCCGGTCGCGCAGGCACGTCAGGCCGATGCCGCTTCCATGCAACGTTTGCTGGATGCCGGCGGCGGACTCGTGCGGCTCGTCACCCTCGCTCCAGAAATGGACCACCGGCAGTCAGTCACCCGCATGCTGTCCGACGAACGCATCTGCATCGCGGCCGGCCATACTGACGCCAGCCGCGATCAGCTCCGCGCGTCCATCGACGCAGGACTCTCATTGTTCACTCACCTTGGAAACGGCTGCCCGCAACTGCTCCCCCGTCACGATAACATCATTCAACGTGCGCTCAGTCTGGCGGACGAACTCTGGATCAGCCTGATCGCTGACGGGGCACATATCCCCTTCTTTGTGCTGCGAAACTATCTCGCCGTCACCGGACTCGAGCGCGTGATCATCGTGACCGACGCCATCTCCGCGGCGGGCTGCGGGCCGGGCCGATTTCAATTGGGCGACCGCTGGATCAACGTGGGCCCCGACGGCGTCCCGCGTGCGGAAGACCACAGCCATCTCGTCGGCTCCGGCACGATCATGCGCCGCATGGCCGAGAACCTGCGATCAGAACTGTTGCTCACCGCCAGCGAAGTCGAACAACTCACCGTTACCAATCCCCGCCGCCTGTTCGAACTCTACCCGGGGGAGTCGAGTGTCCAGAGTCGAGGGTCCAGAGCCAGACAAAGCATTGAGGGTTGA
- a CDS encoding TIGR02281 family clan AA aspartic protease codes for MTGRQANGAGFLSFLMLCFCASSALAQTEAELKKQLSAQGVTVVSNRAYLAAEGDLTKDLKEVSRMRRELVNATKTYHSLRAQIDEAEEVMTRMQNDSVQLNSQLANVSDTFTNNRLVGAINALQSQIVVVQAQKKKLDEQETETRAKASDAREAYLTHVLEMRTLADELEEKYAAIPEETTALLEQYNVAAKTTLTLAASPSFQQNLKKLTEAEASILSEAVPLRGESNTFHVDATINGKHRKEFTVDSGASMICLPYAVAKEFGVEPTPQDPVIALILADGGQVNAQLIKLASVRVGKFTINDVECAVLGPEAINAEPILGMSFLNNFKFEINAATSTLSMTQIDTPEANVTPRRKR; via the coding sequence ATGACGGGCAGACAAGCGAACGGGGCCGGGTTCTTGTCATTTCTGATGCTGTGCTTCTGCGCGAGTTCTGCGCTGGCCCAGACGGAAGCAGAATTGAAGAAGCAGCTCTCGGCGCAAGGCGTCACGGTGGTCTCAAATCGCGCCTATCTGGCGGCCGAAGGAGATCTCACGAAAGACCTGAAAGAGGTCAGTCGGATGCGGCGGGAACTCGTCAATGCGACGAAAACTTATCACTCGCTGCGGGCACAGATTGACGAAGCGGAAGAGGTGATGACCAGAATGCAGAATGACTCGGTGCAATTGAATTCGCAACTGGCGAACGTGAGCGACACGTTCACCAATAACCGCCTGGTGGGGGCGATCAATGCCCTGCAGTCGCAGATCGTCGTCGTGCAGGCACAGAAGAAGAAGCTCGACGAGCAAGAGACGGAAACCCGCGCAAAAGCGAGTGACGCCAGAGAGGCCTACCTGACGCATGTGCTGGAGATGCGGACGCTGGCGGATGAGCTCGAAGAGAAGTACGCCGCGATCCCGGAAGAAACGACTGCTTTGCTCGAACAATATAACGTTGCGGCAAAAACGACTCTGACGCTCGCAGCTTCCCCCTCATTTCAGCAGAACCTGAAGAAGCTGACGGAAGCCGAAGCGAGCATCCTTTCTGAAGCGGTGCCCCTGCGAGGGGAGTCAAACACGTTTCACGTCGATGCGACTATCAACGGAAAGCACCGCAAAGAGTTCACGGTTGACTCGGGAGCAAGCATGATTTGTTTGCCCTATGCCGTGGCCAAAGAATTCGGCGTCGAGCCGACCCCTCAAGATCCCGTGATTGCGCTCATTCTCGCCGATGGGGGCCAGGTGAATGCTCAACTGATCAAGCTGGCCTCGGTGCGGGTCGGCAAGTTCACGATCAACGACGTTGAGTGTGCGGTCCTCGGGCCCGAGGCAATTAATGCAGAGCCGATCCTCGGGATGTCATTTCTGAACAACTTCAAGTTCGAGATCAACGCAGCGACATCGACGCTGTCGATGACTCAGATCGATACACCGGAAGCGAACGTGACGCCGCGCCGAAAGAGGTAG
- a CDS encoding FAD-dependent oxidoreductase: MSTPQTLTTACCIVGGGPAGVMLGFLLARAGVDVTVLEKHGDFFRDFRGDTIHPSTLELLWELGLLDEFLKLPHQQYADLMIEANGRIIRGPDFTHLPTHCKFIAIAPQWDFLNFLAAQGQKYPTFHLLMKTEATGLIEENGVIVGVKATNESGEIEIRSDLVVGADGRHALTREQAGLQVREFGVPIDVLWYRLTRQGNDDVGHALGRIGHGRMLITINRGDYFQCGNVIPKGSFPEIQARGLEAFRQDILDLAPFTPATVADLTDWNQIKLLTVQLNRLEEWQRPGLLCIGDAAHAMSPAGGVGVNIAVQDAVATANLLAEKLRTRSVTLADLKAVQRYREPVVKKTQKLQAFMHRQLFSSSQKNFGQTFLFSPLGRMLISPFGPRLRRFAGRVIGLGFQPEHIQTLERR, encoded by the coding sequence ATGAGTACTCCTCAGACGCTGACAACCGCCTGTTGCATTGTCGGCGGCGGGCCGGCGGGCGTGATGCTCGGCTTCCTGCTCGCCAGGGCGGGCGTCGATGTGACGGTGCTCGAAAAGCACGGCGACTTCTTTCGCGACTTTCGCGGCGACACCATCCACCCGTCTACGCTGGAACTGCTCTGGGAACTCGGTTTGCTCGATGAGTTTCTCAAACTGCCACATCAGCAATATGCCGACCTGATGATCGAGGCCAACGGCCGCATCATTCGCGGGCCTGACTTCACCCACCTGCCGACGCACTGCAAGTTCATCGCCATCGCGCCGCAGTGGGATTTTCTGAACTTCCTCGCCGCTCAAGGGCAGAAGTACCCGACGTTTCATCTGCTGATGAAGACGGAGGCGACGGGGCTCATTGAAGAAAACGGCGTCATCGTCGGCGTGAAAGCGACGAACGAATCAGGTGAAATCGAAATTCGCTCGGACCTGGTTGTCGGTGCAGACGGCCGACATGCCCTGACGCGGGAACAGGCCGGACTGCAGGTCCGCGAGTTCGGAGTCCCGATTGACGTCCTCTGGTACCGTCTCACCCGACAGGGGAATGATGACGTCGGCCACGCCCTGGGTCGGATCGGTCACGGCAGAATGCTGATCACGATCAATCGTGGAGATTATTTCCAGTGCGGTAACGTGATTCCGAAGGGCAGCTTCCCGGAGATTCAGGCACGCGGCCTTGAGGCCTTTCGGCAGGACATTCTCGACCTGGCCCCCTTCACCCCGGCGACCGTCGCCGACCTCACCGACTGGAATCAGATCAAACTGCTGACGGTGCAACTCAACCGCCTGGAAGAATGGCAACGCCCCGGCCTGCTCTGCATTGGTGACGCAGCCCATGCGATGTCCCCGGCCGGCGGCGTGGGAGTGAACATTGCCGTTCAAGATGCGGTTGCGACCGCGAATCTCCTGGCCGAAAAACTCCGCACGCGAAGCGTGACGCTCGCTGATCTCAAGGCCGTGCAGCGGTATCGCGAGCCGGTCGTCAAGAAAACCCAAAAACTGCAGGCGTTCATGCACCGCCAGCTCTTTTCATCGAGTCAGAAGAACTTCGGTCAGACGTTCCTCTTCTCTCCGCTGGGTCGCATGCTGATCTCCCCTTTCGGTCCGCGACTTCGCCGCTTTGCCGGCCGCGTTATCGGTTTGGGCTTTCAGCCGGAACACATTCAGACGCTGGAACGAAGATAG